The Hypanus sabinus isolate sHypSab1 chromosome 2, sHypSab1.hap1, whole genome shotgun sequence DNA segment CAGATCATTGAATAATGGAATAAATATGTGAAATGTTCTTCAGCCTTGTTACAAAAAACTAGTATTTGACCTAGGGTAATAATTTATTCTTACAATGCAAACCTGAAAGTTGATGTTTTGATCTCTCTAGAATTATGACAAACAAACTGCTACTGGGTATTATTATTCTTCTGGAAGTGGGAATTCTTGGAACCGTTGTATACCTCAAGTTCTTTCGCAAGCACTGACTCAAGTTATGCATGCATAGATAGGCTGCAATGCTTGAGATTCACAGTTGAAGATGATTTATCTACATGGGAGTACATAAACCGATGAACAATTTTCACGTATTTAATCTGCTTAGAGGACTTCACTGCAAGACACCCCATTCCAGGAGATGTTTTTACAAAGGTGAAGCAGTTTAAAATTGCATTCAATCAGTTCTTTAAATGCTACTGCCAATGACTACATTGTAGCGATGTGCATAAATTTTTAATAAAGTCATTTGATACGCAACATGTCCTATTGGTCTTGAACACAAGTTTCTGTTGAGAGGAAAAATGCAAGTTATTAAAAAAAGTACGCTGTAAGGTTTTGGGGAAAAGTATTAATCAGTTTTACATAAGAACAGAACCTTTAGAGATTTGGCTTGGCTTTTTCCTGCCAGAACTGATGTTTTGAGTGATctacctctctccccacacagttGAATAGAGAAGTGAAATCAATTCTATACATACTGGAATGTTTGAAAAGCTCAGCTGTAGGTTGTTCATAATACCTGTAGATAAGTGAGATATTAGGTAATGGTCTGAGAACACAATGCCTCATGAAAGAATCCCAATGAGAAAGTATGTACAGCAAGGCAGCAGTTACATAAAATACCCCAAAGTACTTCCTCAGAGTTCCAAATTCTGGGTTTATACAAACAGCCCGCTCGTCTTTAGTCAGTTCTAAAGCCGTACAGTCTGTTCACTTGTTTCATATGTTGTGTCAGGAGTTGGTATTTCATCACATTTGCCATGAGATCCTTCTCGTGCCTGTCCTAAAGAAAAGGAAATAATATCCACTGCGATGTTTACTGTGGAATTAAGTTCTTTATCTGTAGTTGCAAGTTTAGGATTGACTTCCACCAGATCCATTGCAGACAGCATTCCTGCATGAGAAACAACGGATACAAGTCACATTTCAAGGCAAATGAACAACTGCAAgactctttcactaatcaaccaGTTGCTTCTATAGATCGTTCCATACCAGAGTTGTACACTTCTTCAGCAATATACATTCCTTCCCTGTAAGTTAGTCCTCCAATCACTGGAGTACCAGTAGCAGGAGCTAAAGATGGATCAATGGCATCGACATCAAAACTCAGGTGCAATGGTCTTTTCTTTCTATAAAGAAACATACGAGGTTAGATTCAGATGTATGTATATCCATTAAATAATCAACCTTTGCTTTGagatttcaaaatttaaattCATGACTTCACCTATGAAGTAGGTTAATTGCAGCCTACTAtctaaaatgaaaattaaaattttGATGATAGTAACTTACAGTTTAGTACAACTCCCTACTACCCCCTCCATGAGATAGTGGCTACATGAAGTTATTTTTATGACCCAGAGGAAGAATACAAATATCATTGATTATTGCTGGACAGTCAGTGAGAGCAATATTGTTCAGTTTAATGGTTATTTAACTTACTTTCCAATTAGATAATCAAGTGTTTTTTCCATTACTTTCTGTATTCCAAGTTGATCCACCTCTTTCATTGAGAAGTACTGGATGCCAAAATTTTTCAGGATGTAGCTGATAGTAAGAAAAGCAATCATTATAACTTTTTCTTATTTGTTTGGGGTCAGTTTCAGGATCCAAGTAGTTCCATGTGAAGTTTATTGAATCAAGGACATTAAGATTTAAATACTTTTGGGATTTCTAAATAGTGAAAACTCAGAGGCCATGATTTCCCATATAATCATTACATCTAAGTAATTATTTCCCAGCATTTACATCAATTATCACAGACAAATCATTTTTAGTTGCCACTGAGTACTTTCGCATTTTGCATTTGCATATCATGCAACACTTTGAAATATAGTGTATACTACCATCTTCAGAAAATATTTATGGTGTAAATATTTAACAGTTAAACAAGCATATGCATCATTTAATCTGAATATCCACCACTTATATTACAGTAACTGTACACGGCTTTTTTTGACCTCAAGCCTTGACCAATTAAGAGGAATTGTGGAACATCCTTCTCGAATTTAGCTGTCTACAAAAATTTCTTTACAAATCACGCCTGCAACCTAAAGGCTTGGAAGCCAGGGTCTTAACAAATGGACCACGCAACAAAGCAAATCTCAGTGTAGACAGCATCAAACCATCAACCAATGCTTTCCTCGAGCTTTCTCCAGAAACCTTCCCAACAGATCTGAACTAATCTACAGGACAAATGTTCAACCAATTTCTCCCCTCCAGGACCAATGTAGCTCCAACTTCAGTCAGATTTGCAGAACATTGAGGCAGAGCTTCAAATGCACTCATATACAGAGTGCAGGCCTTACAAACAACATCCACAAAATAAAGAGTCACCCATCAGTTTAACCATGCTGTATGATATTGCTCAGCAGTAAAGGCCTATGATGAGAAGCTAGAAAATGTGGACCACCACCCCTAACTGAGGAACCACGTCTCAATGAAGGCAGTCATCATCACCTTCAAACTGCCGGCACACATTTTTGCTGACTGAGGAAAGCACTGAAAGACCAGACCTCAAAGCTTACGGTAGTAGTAATCCTTGCTATCTTGTAAACCAAAGTCATGAACTACTTACAGCAAGGACCTAGAGATCGAAGAGAGTTACCATTATCATCTCCACAACCTCTAGCAACACATTTGGAGGATTAAGTAATCAATGTACACATCCTCTTCTTGATCATCAATCCAAAACAGAGGCCCTAAGTGCACAGAATGTACAGCCAACATTATTTTTATGTTGAACACAAAACTTCTGAAACACACTTATCAGAGCTCTATTGGAGAAAAATATCTAGACCAACGTTTGGGATTCTATGGAACATGACCAATTAAAATGAAAAAGGTGCACTCCAACTTTCATTCAGAACTTTTAAGCCCATTCACTGAACAAACAAGTTCAGAATAAAGGGGAAAGCAAAACTGCCTGATCAGCCCACTCGCCCCTCCATTAAGCATTCCTTGTTccacctgtggcaaaaaattaGTGGGTCCCATATTGGCCTCATGACAGAAATGGAGTGGGAGCAGGTATACCTCAAAAGCAAGGGAGTACCTAAAAGGTTGACAACAAACAGGACTGAATAAGGaatttaaattaaaaatgaatGCGTGCCAAAATGTAATGCAATAAAAGTTTGCATACAAACAATTTAACAGTATTTTTGCATCAGATTTACTTTCATTTTAGCTTCACTGATTACAAATGGAGATGTTTGCCAGGTATCTAAGGTGGTATTAATATACTGAAATTTTCACTTAAGTCAATTCTAGAAACCATTCTTACTATTCAGCAGGGTCAACATCCCGTAGTCCAATGTAAACCAAGTCCTTAACTGATATACAAGGAGTGACCCAAGAAAATCCAGGGAGTGATGGGATCTAAAAGAAAAGCACAATTTGTAGAGTAAAAGGTATCTACTGGTAAAATAAAGATGCAGAAAACAATCTATTCCCAATTTGGGCAAATACATCTTAAATCTACTGAACAAAATGGTTAATAACTGGTTTAATTCAAATATAGCTTTACCTTGTTCTGCAGCTCTTTTATAAGGA contains these protein-coding regions:
- the arg2 gene encoding arginase-2, mitochondrial, whose protein sequence is MSLRLRYLHLLGKQLGAFPKQKRSVHSLGIIGAPFSYGQKRRGVEGGPQAIRDAGLIDRLKALGWNLHDYGDLNFTTVPNDTPYKNIHHPRTVGLANQSLTGAVSRAVRDGHISVMLGGDHSLGIGSIHGHAQQRPDLCVIWVDAHCDLNTPLTTTTGNMHGQPVSFLIKELQNKIPSLPGFSWVTPCISVKDLVYIGLRDVDPAEYYILKNFGIQYFSMKEVDQLGIQKVMEKTLDYLIGKKKRPLHLSFDVDAIDPSLAPATGTPVIGGLTYREGMYIAEEVYNSGMLSAMDLVEVNPKLATTDKELNSTVNIAVDIISFSLGQAREGSHGKCDEIPTPDTTYETSEQTVRL